The Penaeus monodon isolate SGIC_2016 chromosome 5, NSTDA_Pmon_1, whole genome shotgun sequence genome window below encodes:
- the LOC119573353 gene encoding retinitis pigmentosa 1-like 1 protein translates to MRWLLVVALVSVAASGALGRPSLSFPEPRGRRSLVSSYLGKHADKVPAVSPSSIEEEEEGSGAVDPQTAVTSVVEESLVAPASIAEEEDDGDDPGSDSQEDDSDDSDKESLLVTRDAQGGAATGEDEDDHAPSVGTHTDAAEPEAQPEPKTEPEPEAKSEPEPEPEAEAEPEASPEPEPEATSEPEPEPKSEVQLEPEPEAEPKAAPEPEPEIAPEPEPKTEAEENAQIKKGGAKATKSESAAAQPKSMSSHRMAVNAKSEAESETKLELQDVAKPDPETKEETDAKDETEADKTMLETETETDSEETQETESTPDTATESEPKGQQKTEKKATGENSKITSEEDDSLPNMDNESEDKSKVLKERNAELKTGGDNEEESDAPDMLTDGKARMETFGDNDIETANMQAILEMEKQFNETEESEEQQEEEPRATGTPPSVISGDVMDNIYLRTADSSEEESDGGDSEEAGSGENKEAMDDDKAMDDEKDDNNVMESEKEKGEDESKTQENNMGKAMHAADDTPKSDMTNEKEEKANSEEGEEEEEESTDSLAHSEDEVHKEENVEHMEVRVGTNVVVDDKESPESEMENKEADNNGIVKTEHSPIHSPTNLIHSEVDLEATRENEKVSDPKEEDGQKIERESNKQESTVKTEAHSPIHSPTNLIHSEVDLEATLKNEKSVSKEDGGKVEEEEGPTTEPEHVKEAEAPMESESKTEEPEQNTESMEQVEEFAEQDKRSEVESQAPTDAETEVHDIPKMSKDKMTADNSVTDESPKAKSMSSGGASNRVMDDSEMAEPEPKAEVEPEPEPEVRAEAEPEPKAEVEPEPEPEAEAEPVPKTEAEPEPMAETKPKMSPKSKNQEGKIDVKAERKPEAESKAETVPEPEAESEPHAEPETEAPKATAEDASSAHKDEQTATEHEMNEETLLTAKETQAEKQEKPGVEDSPESETKDKKTPPASADVNSPEGLGEQESQEMLTLRDLVLTTMSGLPNDPRRPRVTTAKPPKEVKVLKEKPTSTTVSPIAVKVNSMQSHDADPKGDGKE, encoded by the exons GTGGCGTTGGTGTCCGTGGCGGCGTCGGGAGCGCTGGGGAGGCCGTCCTTGTCCTTCCCCGAGCCCCGCGGGAGGAGGTCGCTCGTGTCCTCGTACTTGGGGAAGCACGCGGACAAGGTGCCTGCTGTGTCACCCTCCAgcatcgaggaggaggag GAGGGAAGTGGAGCTGTCGATCCCCAAACCGCAGTGACGTCTGTGGTCGAGGAGAGTCTGGTCGCCCCGGCTAGCATTGCAGAAGAGGAGGACGACGGCGACGACCCAGGCAGTGACAGCCAAGAGGACGACTCGGACGACAGCGACAAGGAAAGTCTGCTTGTGACGCGTGACGCTCAAGGAGGAGCTGCCAcgggggaggacgaggacgaccaCGCGCCCTCCGTGGGAACACACACGGACGCAGCAGAACCCGAGGCCCAGCCAGAACCGAAGACTGAGCCAGAACCTGAAGCGAAGTCAGAACCCGAACCAGAACCTGAGGCTGAAGCAGAACCTGAAGCCTCGCCCGAACCCGAACCTGAAGCCACATCCGAACCTGAACCCGAGCCAAAATCGGAGGTTCAGCTGGAACCCGAACCTGAAGCGGAACCAAAAGCTGCACCGGAGCCTGAACCCGAAATTGCACCGGAACCAGAGCCAAAGACAGAGGCCGAAGAAAATGCCCAAATCAAGAAAGGCGGTGCGAAGGCGACCAAATCAGAATCCGCGGCAGCTCAACCTAAATCAATGTCTTCTCACAGAATGGCCGTAAATGCCAAGTCTGAAGCGGAATCTGAAACTAAGTTGGAACTTCAGGATGTGGCTAAACCGGATCCTGAGACCAAGGAAGAGACAGATGCTAAGGATGAAACTGAAGCTGATAAGACCATGTTAGAAACTGAGACAGAAACAGACTCAGAGGAGACTCAAGAAACGGAGTCTACTCCAGACACCGCGACAGAATCAGAACCCAAAGGCCagcaaaaaacggaaaagaaagcaACGGGAGAAAATTCCAAAATCACGTCGGAAGAAGACGATTCTCTGCCCAACATGGATAACGAGTCAGAGGACAAATCCAAAGTTTTGAAAGAACGAAACGCAGAACTCAAGACCGGTGGAGATAACGAAGAAGAATCAGACGCACCTGATATGCTCACGGATGGGAAAGCAAGGATGGAAACCTTTGGAGACAATGACATAGAAACGGCCAACATGCAGGCAATTCTCGAAATGGAAAAGCAATTCAATGAGACAGAAGAGAGTGAAGAACAACAAGAGGAAGAACCACGAGCAACAGGTACACCTCCGAGCGTAATCTCTGGTGATGTAATGGACAACATCTACTTAAGAACTGCTGACTCAAGTGAAGAGgagagtgatggtggtgatagcgAGGAGGCAGGCAGTGGAGAAAACAAAGAAGCGATGGATGACGACAAAGCCATGGATGATGAGAAGGATGACAACAATGTCatggaaagtgaaaaggaaaaaggagaagacgaatcGAAGACACAAGAAAACAATATGGGGAAAGCAATGCATGCGGCGGACGATACACCCAAATCTGACATGacaaacgaaaaagaggaaaaggccaactcagaggaaggagaagaagaggaggaggagagtactGACTCCCTTGCTCATTCTGAAGATGAGgtacataaagaagaaaatgtcGAGCATATGGAAGTAAGAGTGGGCACGAATGTGGTGGTTGATGATAAAGAATCTCCCGAATCAGAGATGGAAAACAAAGAGGCAGACAATAATGGGATTGTCAAGACAGAACACTCTCCTATCCACTCTCCAACTAATCTAATCCACTCAGAAGTGGATCTGGAAGCCACGCGTGAAAACGAGAAGGTGAGTGATCCCAAAGAGGAAGATGGACAGAAAATAGAACGAGAAAGCAACAAGCAAGAATCAACAGTCAAGACGGAGGCCCACAGTCCTATCCACTCTCCAACTAACTTGATCCATTCTGAGGTAGACCTCGAAGCCACCCTCAAGAATGAGAAGAGTGTTTCAAAGGAAGACGGaggaaaagtggaagaggaagaaggacctACAACAGAACCAGAACACGTAAAAGAGGCAGAAGCTCCCATGGAATCAGAGTCAAAAACAGAAGAGCCAGAACAGAACACAGAATCTATGGAGCAAGTAGAGGAATTCGCAGAACAAGATAAGCGGTCTGAGGTTGAGTCACAGGCCCCCACAGACGCAGAAACTGAAGTACATGATATTCCTAAAATGAGCAAAGATAAAATGACTGCTGATAATAGCGTTACGGACGAGTCTCCTAAAGCAAAGTCCATGTCCAGTGGAGGAGCCAGCAATAGAGTAATGGACGATAGTGAGATGGCTGAACCTGAGCCTAAAGCAGAGGTTGAACCAGAACCTGAACCTGAAGTTAGGGCAGAGGCCGAACCTGAGCCAAAAGCTGAGGTTGAACCTGAACCTGAACCTGAAGCAGAAGCTGAACCTGTACCAAAAACAGAGGCAGAGCCTGAACCCATGGCTGAGACTAAACCCAAAATGAGTCCAAAGTCCAAAAACCAGGAGGGCAAAATTGACGTAAAAGCAGAAAGGAAACCCGAGGCAGAATCCAAAGCAGAGACCGTTCCTGAACCCGAAGCGGAATCCGAACCACATGCCGAGCCAGAAACGGAAGCCCCCAAAGCCACAGCAGAAGATGCATCTTCAGCTCACAAGGACGAACAAACAGCCACAGAACACGAAATGAATGAAGAGACTCTACTCACGGCAAAGGAGACTCAGGCTGAAAAGCAGGAAAAGCCAGGAGTAGAAGACTCACCTGAGAGTGAAACGAAGGACAAGAAGACTCCTCCAGCATCAGCAGATGTCAACTCGCCCGAAGGACTTGGGGAACAGGAATCACAGGAAATGCTGACCCTGAGAGACTTGGTCCTCACGACGATGTCCGGCCTTCCGAATGACCCAAGGAGACCTAGAGTCACCACAGCAAAGCCACCAAAAGAGGTCAAAGTTCTTAAAGAAAAACCAACAAGTACCACGGTCTCTCCCATTGCCGTCAAAGTCAACAGTATGCAGTCCCACGATGCAGATCCCAAAGGTGATGGTAAAGAATAA